One Brevinematales bacterium genomic window carries:
- a CDS encoding nucleotidyltransferase domain-containing protein encodes MINIPAGLLEKVRVILRKYIPDMSVCAFGSRVKGNSEDYSDLDIAVLGDNGLEFSVYTRLKEEFEESDLPFRVDIVDYSKVSPEFKKIISETGEPINIVD; translated from the coding sequence ATGATTAACATTCCGGCGGGCTTGTTGGAAAAAGTCCGGGTAATCCTGCGGAAATATATCCCCGATATGAGTGTGTGTGCGTTCGGTTCGCGTGTGAAAGGAAATTCCGAAGATTATTCCGATTTAGATATTGCGGTATTGGGAGATAATGGTCTAGAATTTAGTGTTTATACCCGTCTGAAGGAAGAATTCGAGGAATCGGATTTACCGTTCCGGGTGGATATTGTCGATTATTCTAAGGTTTCGCCGGAATTTAAAAAAATCATATCCGAAACAGGCGAACCGATAAATATTGTAGATTAA
- a CDS encoding nucleotidyltransferase, with protein sequence MLDLGGLKRALDSMEKLAEKMSDKDFMGTLDGITRKGLRSGMIQNFEFTYELCWKMMKRWIEGNIGRVYIEGVSRRELFRFARESLLIDNIEKWMNYHEARNITSHTYNEEMADEVFRIAMDFIIEAQKLYSAIEAKND encoded by the coding sequence ATGCTTGATTTAGGCGGATTGAAGCGCGCGCTTGATTCGATGGAAAAACTCGCGGAAAAGATGAGCGATAAAGACTTTATGGGAACATTGGACGGGATTACCCGGAAGGGTCTGCGTTCCGGTATGATTCAGAATTTCGAGTTTACCTATGAGTTATGCTGGAAGATGATGAAACGATGGATTGAAGGAAATATCGGGAGAGTCTATATCGAGGGCGTCAGCCGACGCGAACTCTTCCGTTTCGCACGGGAATCCCTGTTAATCGATAATATTGAGAAGTGGATGAATTATCACGAGGCGCGGAATATTACAAGTCATACTTATAATGAGGAGATGGCGGACGAGGTATTTCGTATCGCGATGGATTTTATTATCGAGGCTCAAAAGCTATATTCGGCGATCGAGGCTAAAAATGATTAA